A window from Polaromonas naphthalenivorans CJ2 encodes these proteins:
- a CDS encoding phospholipase D-like domain-containing protein has translation MKLYEAFAARGYHTSVVTTFGIDFDTYENVALARLRGNGCTNNLLLADHRMLALALENPVALPRLAGRFYSLTGVRPEGSGVYHPKILLQIGRTQGRLVIGSANMTAAGLSGNLEVTSEIICDESESPEQAALVAAWRFVLRHADRAQSGIERQISWTLDRAHWLKTALNRPHADGPATPRFFSTGSGAGIATRFAEAIGPARVKQLIVVSPYWDSTLQALDHLVGILQPESVITLIQKDMQLFPGPQAGRIPGLRVIDLASAGVKPAKDRFVHAKIIIAQTADADHVLAGSANCTVAAMGNSTFAGTNEEASLYQLLPAGSMIESLGLQAAMSAQAMSSDELANCQCVMTNEIALDEGERLNPGRFELDQMTLFWWPTKDQDADVEPSLLQLFDIDGQPLAIALLALPGSTGTVPKRFRLGAFSHPPRFAAVHRLDGTISGLAVINWADQLQQAAREVRRGPTERALQDLDGEEDEGLWLLDVIDTLEAAERAERNDARPVEESLDTATARSMARHKPKEEDLPASTAAVAYDLFIAGRRAHADEFKVTRSSLGGSELSAARIFLNRLLKSHQEVFFDKTEDNQALETSLTDKSQTDREGDEDQLASLPASTTPMIGSKSIPEPDAEREPEKKQIRKTDTPQDYARSVMKFTELCKKLADSQGLGSAQALKLRILLSVIAGAGTSRSERTLAKDRKGLHKHQILPADGDEGWMRLIGILLFTFFGQSRPLARAFQLDASLEQVPDDFLEVWATCFWVAIARSLATVDGKTGGLDEQARKFADLVYRLTALRPDELRGEIVLSMLTRLNERYAARLGVDGNELLRLHGLFIQA, from the coding sequence ATGAAGCTGTATGAGGCATTTGCGGCTCGGGGTTATCACACCAGCGTCGTCACCACATTCGGTATCGACTTCGATACGTACGAAAACGTGGCCCTTGCGCGCCTGCGTGGGAATGGGTGCACGAACAACCTCCTGCTGGCCGACCACAGGATGCTCGCGCTGGCCCTTGAGAACCCTGTGGCACTGCCTCGCTTGGCTGGTCGCTTCTACAGCCTGACGGGAGTTCGTCCCGAGGGATCGGGGGTCTACCACCCGAAAATCCTGCTGCAAATCGGCCGGACGCAGGGCCGACTTGTCATCGGTTCCGCCAACATGACCGCCGCGGGTCTTTCCGGCAACCTAGAGGTGACGAGCGAAATCATTTGTGACGAGAGCGAATCGCCAGAGCAAGCGGCCCTCGTGGCTGCCTGGCGCTTCGTGCTGCGGCATGCCGACCGGGCACAGTCGGGCATCGAACGCCAGATAAGCTGGACCCTTGATCGCGCGCACTGGTTGAAGACTGCGCTCAACCGCCCCCATGCCGACGGTCCTGCAACGCCCCGGTTCTTCTCCACAGGCTCTGGAGCGGGAATTGCCACCCGCTTCGCCGAGGCCATCGGGCCAGCCCGTGTAAAGCAGCTCATCGTTGTCAGTCCCTATTGGGACTCCACGCTTCAGGCGCTCGACCATCTCGTCGGTATTCTGCAGCCCGAATCGGTCATCACGCTCATCCAGAAAGACATGCAATTGTTCCCTGGGCCCCAAGCCGGACGCATCCCGGGCTTGCGTGTCATCGACCTTGCAAGCGCCGGGGTGAAACCCGCCAAGGACCGGTTTGTCCATGCCAAGATCATCATCGCGCAGACGGCCGACGCGGACCACGTGCTCGCTGGCAGCGCCAACTGCACCGTGGCCGCCATGGGCAACTCAACGTTTGCGGGGACCAACGAGGAGGCCAGCCTGTACCAGCTCCTTCCGGCCGGCTCCATGATCGAGTCCCTCGGTCTGCAAGCTGCGATGTCGGCGCAAGCAATGTCCTCTGACGAACTGGCCAACTGCCAGTGCGTTATGACAAATGAGATCGCGCTCGACGAAGGTGAGCGCCTCAATCCTGGGCGCTTCGAACTGGACCAGATGACGCTCTTCTGGTGGCCCACCAAGGATCAGGATGCTGACGTCGAGCCTTCCCTGCTGCAGCTCTTCGACATCGATGGTCAGCCGCTTGCCATTGCACTTTTGGCCCTTCCAGGCAGCACTGGCACCGTGCCCAAGCGCTTTCGGCTCGGCGCTTTCTCTCACCCGCCGCGGTTCGCCGCAGTGCATCGACTGGACGGAACGATATCCGGCTTGGCTGTCATAAATTGGGCCGACCAGTTGCAGCAAGCCGCGCGTGAGGTTCGGCGGGGACCAACCGAGCGAGCGTTGCAAGACCTGGACGGGGAAGAGGACGAAGGACTCTGGTTATTGGACGTCATCGATACGCTGGAAGCGGCAGAGCGCGCCGAGCGCAACGACGCTCGTCCAGTTGAAGAGAGCCTGGATACCGCCACGGCACGAAGCATGGCTCGACACAAGCCCAAGGAAGAAGACCTTCCTGCCTCCACCGCAGCGGTTGCGTACGACCTGTTCATCGCTGGCCGCCGGGCTCACGCCGACGAGTTCAAGGTGACCCGGAGTTCGCTTGGTGGCAGCGAGCTAAGTGCCGCCCGAATCTTCCTGAACCGCCTGCTGAAGTCACACCAAGAGGTGTTCTTCGACAAAACGGAAGACAACCAGGCGCTGGAGACGTCCTTGACAGACAAGAGCCAGACCGACCGCGAAGGCGATGAGGACCAACTGGCTTCGTTGCCTGCATCCACCACCCCCATGATCGGATCCAAGAGCATCCCCGAACCCGACGCTGAACGCGAACCGGAGAAAAAGCAAATCCGAAAGACAGACACGCCGCAGGATTACGCAAGGTCGGTCATGAAGTTCACCGAACTTTGCAAAAAGCTGGCGGATTCCCAAGGCTTGGGGTCCGCCCAGGCGCTGAAACTGCGCATCCTGTTGTCAGTCATCGCCGGTGCGGGCACGTCTCGCAGCGAGCGCACACTGGCCAAGGACCGCAAAGGCCTGCACAAGCACCAGATACTTCCTGCCGATGGCGATGAGGGATGGATGCGGCTGATCGGCATCCTGCTTTTCACCTTTTTCGGACAATCCCGGCCGTTGGCCCGAGCGTTCCAGCTCGACGCAAGCCTGGAGCAAGTTCCGGATGACTTTCTCGAAGTATGGGCCACGTGCTTTTGGGTTGCGATCGCGCGCAGCCTGGCCACCGTAGACGGCAAAACAGGCGGATTGGATGAGCAGGCCAGGAAATTCGCCGACCTGGTCTACCGACTCACGGCGTTGCGCCCGGACGAATTGCGCGGAGAGATTGTCCTGTCGATGCTGACGCGGCTCAATGAACGCTATGCTGCTCGGCTTGGCGTCGATGGAAACGAACTCCTTCGTCTGCACGGCCTTTTCATTCAGGCCTGA
- a CDS encoding SNF2-related protein, with translation MNILSLFKKAPAPQAAQAPGWLRSLDASGIHVHRDKRAGDHSLSFPTLTGLMTQLSDDGLTQEDEHGRYFLAWDSLYEAMDLPGYAELSQALDLPATTGLRPTLSSRHALTDSDFSISLGAWRDASGKAVSPHHVGPVLQLNGKAELMSAPQWDLFKRVVAFAERFPEDHTDHRQRQAWGQIRRSALAASAHMSDFLVKTVVLTPERLKMAFRKSDATGKDTVVEVIPGFEGAPPNWLEQFDRFDTTLDRYDLPMDDGGLVQIVLSPQVKTVLQQIKRFPARRVAGSRAQAFLLNPFATLGEAASEVIDEAQFEQAREDAGLEFERFTPVIERDGAGFAQKVGILIESASSSGPTGSNTQYLDDAELRAFIASVEQAISRGLQLAFWQGSELEILGDTPDHLHALKQALAQRTEPRLLVTHAQVHDLSHYSSRVEGIGVEPPYYSPYIAKKKEEDSWFPENVFPVIAFTPEGEHEAVTVPVNNHALEELRDQTQKAQAAGKSAVELPWLPKPMPLAEAQRITQTFDEVLEDVKKGKFDPDRKGATKPSARKTLMLRANIETVDYEEKRRQAMIVALGEPTISNSLSKDHRLLGHQEEGVAKLQHLYSLRHTFQVRGMVLADDMGLGKTLQLLSLMVSIVESDSNAAPMLVIAPVSLLENWLEEAHKFFPGALRILTAYGDALSPLRVPRESIEERLRNEDGLVRFLKPDWVGNAQLVLTTYETLRDLEFSFATQHWSLMVCDEAQRIKNPAAMVTRAAKKQNAQFKIACTGTPVENTLADLWCLFDFVQPGLLGALNDFGRKYRRPIEIDARDKEGQTRIEELRSLIEPQILRRTKLEVAKNLPRKIVVDTCRRLPLSSTQRNLYAKAIGDFKKRADPSFRTPFKNHLGLLHYLRLVCTDPRRHGLSIFKPEPISQYRASAPKLDWLLNQLGLIQSQGEKAIIFCEFRNIQRLLQHYIEEVFALQADIINGDTSASASHSASRQKRIKAFQAKPGFGVIILSPVAVGFGVNIQAANHVVHYTRTWNPAKEDQASDRAWRIGQTRDVYVYCPVVAAQDFTTFDVKLDQLLERKRSLAGDMLNGSPDISLAEFKIEDVIPDADVGSIDERVTLDLALRMDWRHFEGLAAALLCKRGFETVYCTPGSSDNGVDVVGIRGNLGELVQTKTSAADDRSLNWDTVKEVVAGEAFYRRRHPGVTFKKVGLTNQHFNVQAHESAVLNGVDLMERRHLGEMLEKYPVTMLDVERLLYTEWSDADLHAF, from the coding sequence ATGAATATCCTGTCACTCTTCAAGAAGGCGCCTGCCCCACAGGCAGCTCAAGCGCCCGGTTGGCTGCGCAGCCTGGATGCCTCGGGCATTCATGTCCATCGGGACAAGCGTGCTGGCGATCATTCCTTGTCTTTCCCCACGCTGACTGGCTTGATGACCCAGCTTTCGGATGACGGACTGACCCAGGAGGATGAGCACGGCCGCTATTTCCTGGCCTGGGACTCGCTTTACGAGGCGATGGACCTGCCCGGCTATGCGGAGTTGTCGCAAGCCCTCGATTTACCGGCGACCACCGGCCTGCGTCCGACCCTGAGCAGCCGCCATGCGTTGACCGACAGCGATTTTTCGATCTCGCTGGGTGCCTGGCGGGATGCCAGTGGCAAGGCGGTGTCGCCCCATCATGTCGGCCCCGTGCTGCAACTCAATGGCAAGGCAGAGCTGATGAGTGCGCCGCAGTGGGATCTGTTCAAGCGCGTGGTGGCGTTCGCCGAGCGCTTTCCTGAAGACCACACCGATCATCGGCAGCGTCAGGCCTGGGGCCAAATCCGCAGATCAGCGCTGGCTGCGAGCGCTCACATGAGCGACTTCCTGGTCAAGACCGTCGTGCTGACGCCAGAGCGGCTGAAAATGGCCTTTCGCAAGTCCGACGCCACGGGCAAAGACACCGTGGTCGAAGTGATCCCCGGATTCGAAGGGGCTCCGCCCAACTGGCTGGAGCAGTTCGACCGGTTTGACACCACCCTGGACCGCTACGACCTGCCCATGGACGACGGCGGCCTGGTGCAGATCGTTCTCTCCCCGCAGGTCAAGACGGTCCTGCAGCAGATCAAACGGTTTCCGGCGCGCCGCGTGGCCGGCTCCCGTGCACAGGCCTTTTTGCTCAATCCGTTCGCAACCCTTGGTGAAGCGGCCAGCGAGGTCATCGACGAAGCGCAATTCGAGCAGGCCCGCGAAGATGCGGGGCTCGAATTCGAGCGCTTCACCCCTGTCATCGAGCGTGATGGTGCAGGCTTTGCGCAGAAGGTCGGCATCCTCATCGAGTCGGCGTCCTCCAGTGGTCCCACCGGCTCGAACACGCAGTATCTGGACGACGCAGAACTGAGGGCCTTCATCGCCAGCGTGGAGCAGGCGATCAGCCGCGGCCTTCAGCTGGCATTCTGGCAAGGCAGCGAACTCGAAATCCTGGGCGACACGCCCGACCACCTCCATGCGCTCAAGCAGGCCCTGGCGCAACGCACCGAGCCCCGCCTGCTGGTGACCCATGCACAGGTGCATGACCTGTCCCATTATTCCTCTCGTGTCGAAGGCATTGGCGTCGAGCCACCCTACTACTCGCCCTACATTGCCAAGAAAAAGGAAGAGGACAGCTGGTTCCCAGAGAACGTCTTTCCGGTCATCGCCTTCACCCCTGAAGGCGAGCATGAAGCAGTGACGGTTCCCGTGAACAACCATGCCCTGGAAGAACTGCGAGACCAGACGCAAAAAGCCCAAGCCGCAGGCAAGAGCGCGGTGGAGCTGCCCTGGCTTCCCAAACCAATGCCACTGGCAGAAGCCCAGAGAATCACCCAAACCTTCGATGAAGTTCTGGAAGACGTCAAAAAAGGAAAATTCGACCCGGACCGCAAAGGGGCGACCAAGCCGTCCGCACGCAAGACCTTGATGCTGCGCGCCAACATCGAGACGGTCGATTACGAGGAAAAACGGCGGCAGGCCATGATCGTCGCGCTGGGCGAACCCACGATTTCGAACTCCCTGAGCAAGGACCACCGTCTGCTCGGGCACCAGGAAGAAGGCGTGGCCAAGCTGCAGCACCTCTACAGCTTGCGGCACACATTTCAGGTTCGAGGCATGGTGCTGGCCGATGACATGGGACTGGGAAAGACGCTGCAGCTTTTATCGCTGATGGTGTCCATCGTAGAAAGCGATTCCAATGCAGCGCCCATGCTGGTGATCGCACCGGTTTCCTTGCTGGAGAACTGGCTCGAAGAAGCCCACAAGTTCTTTCCTGGAGCCCTGCGCATCCTGACCGCCTATGGCGATGCGCTCTCACCCCTTCGCGTACCGCGGGAAAGCATTGAGGAGCGGCTCAGGAACGAAGACGGCCTGGTCCGCTTCCTCAAGCCCGACTGGGTGGGCAATGCCCAACTGGTACTGACCACCTACGAAACCTTGCGCGACCTGGAATTCTCGTTCGCTACGCAGCACTGGTCGCTGATGGTTTGCGACGAGGCCCAGCGCATCAAGAACCCGGCCGCCATGGTCACGCGCGCTGCCAAGAAGCAAAATGCCCAGTTCAAGATTGCATGCACCGGCACGCCGGTCGAGAACACGCTGGCTGATTTGTGGTGTCTCTTTGATTTTGTACAACCTGGCCTGCTCGGTGCGCTCAACGACTTTGGTCGCAAGTACCGGCGTCCCATCGAGATCGATGCACGTGACAAGGAAGGCCAGACACGCATCGAGGAGTTGCGCAGCCTGATCGAGCCGCAGATCCTGCGGCGCACCAAGCTGGAGGTGGCCAAGAACCTGCCCAGGAAAATCGTGGTCGACACTTGCAGGCGCTTGCCGCTTTCATCCACGCAGAGGAACTTGTACGCCAAGGCGATTGGCGACTTCAAGAAACGGGCCGATCCCTCGTTTCGCACACCCTTTAAGAATCACCTTGGGCTGCTGCACTACCTGCGGCTGGTCTGCACTGACCCGAGGCGTCATGGCTTGAGTATCTTCAAGCCCGAGCCCATCTCGCAATACCGTGCCTCAGCGCCCAAGCTCGACTGGCTGCTCAATCAGCTCGGACTGATTCAGTCTCAGGGCGAAAAAGCCATCATCTTTTGCGAGTTTCGCAACATCCAGCGCTTGCTGCAGCACTATATCGAAGAGGTGTTCGCCTTGCAGGCCGACATCATCAACGGCGATACCTCGGCGTCTGCCAGCCACTCGGCAAGTCGTCAAAAGCGCATCAAGGCCTTTCAGGCAAAGCCGGGCTTCGGCGTCATCATCTTGTCACCGGTTGCGGTCGGCTTTGGCGTGAACATCCAGGCCGCCAACCATGTGGTCCATTACACACGCACCTGGAACCCGGCCAAAGAAGACCAGGCATCCGACCGGGCCTGGCGCATCGGCCAGACCAGGGACGTCTACGTCTACTGCCCGGTGGTCGCGGCTCAGGACTTCACCACCTTTGACGTCAAGCTCGACCAGTTGCTCGAGAGAAAGCGCTCGCTCGCCGGCGACATGCTCAACGGCTCGCCGGACATCTCGCTGGCGGAGTTCAAGATCGAGGACGTTATTCCGGATGCGGACGTCGGCTCGATCGATGAGCGCGTGACCCTGGACCTGGCCTTGCGCATGGACTGGCGCCATTTCGAGGGCCTGGCTGCCGCTTTGCTGTGTAAACGCGGCTTCGAAACCGTCTATTGCACGCCTGGATCGAGCGACAACGGCGTGGATGTGGTGGGCATCCGCGGGAACCTGGGCGAACTGGTTCAGACCAAGACCTCAGCTGCGGACGATCGAAGTTTGAACTGGGACACGGTCAAGGAAGTGGTGGCCGGCGAAGCTTTTTACCGCCGCCGCCATCCAGGCGTCACCTTCAAGAAAGTCGGCTTGACGAACCAGCATTTCAACGTCCAGGCGCATGAAAGCGCCGTACTCAACGGGGTCGATCTGATGGAAAGGCGCCATCTGGGTGAAATGCTGGAAAAGTACCCGGTGACGATGCTTGATGTCGAGCGTTTGCTCTATACCGAATGGTCCGATGCCGACCTTCATGCGTTTTAA
- a CDS encoding EH signature domain-containing protein, producing the protein MRHLMDLLNLFSSMLNQAALNSPVDVRASDDIDKVLLALEKQVKSGGRNDEPKDLQIEAVRRFWKTGHVETLREARLVAFGLAVTPWDDRRSLMEDKRLFGSALDAVDAWQGAPRQYRKCFQGLVRSYFDYDGMGRSTPDVGKVNWRQLRDYLNSNAASIRDASLNPDWVSCTLSNTGLFTEEPCAAYGPDLLAGNSDLVGDIRKLLGISDGSWFTRELIIAQIRQATQLGDQAFHAAVSGLLRLLGGNEVLRDRGLQILLDRYALIPQPPQHPSLRDYAVTCWGNPWLPSNQDRWGGVQTAARQMVSNWLKLEFIELFFTKLAQDGLSDTRRVKFWAKYVPAIEEIHFALGPHAMYSRERDFVELRDKLKGLIVPLQDNIAANNAFIMTMGDLVAVEFSGASNAFYGYNVKNRMPFDLTQPVRTPVNGQNSLKNSSRALYLRHQDNVLGFNGWEGRFQDELRTKFNIRPGVTSPQRVVVERQWNDAPAPPHPKSPQTPLFAARTLAPAASTRPMPRTFTTPAPVPKSTAPAFATDQSAPFAPDLPFTMDNLREVCMRIGASVQDRSDRGGALWVMAPAHIPHIRELLTNWGFKFTIGKGWWKKIE; encoded by the coding sequence ATGCGCCATCTGATGGACCTGCTCAACCTCTTTTCCTCGATGCTGAACCAAGCGGCGCTCAACTCGCCGGTGGATGTGCGTGCCAGCGACGACATTGACAAGGTGCTCCTGGCATTGGAAAAGCAGGTCAAGTCCGGAGGACGAAACGACGAACCCAAGGACCTGCAGATCGAGGCGGTTCGCCGCTTCTGGAAGACAGGACACGTCGAAACCTTGCGCGAGGCCCGCCTGGTGGCCTTTGGCCTGGCGGTGACACCCTGGGATGACCGGCGCAGCCTGATGGAAGACAAGCGCCTGTTCGGATCCGCGCTTGATGCCGTCGATGCCTGGCAGGGTGCGCCGAGACAGTACCGAAAATGTTTTCAAGGACTGGTGCGCAGCTACTTCGACTACGACGGCATGGGCCGGAGCACGCCCGACGTTGGAAAGGTGAACTGGCGCCAGCTGCGTGATTATTTGAACAGCAACGCAGCCAGCATTCGCGATGCCAGCCTGAATCCGGACTGGGTGAGCTGTACCTTGTCGAACACGGGCCTCTTCACCGAGGAGCCCTGCGCTGCTTATGGCCCAGACTTGCTGGCAGGCAACAGCGACCTTGTCGGTGACATCCGCAAGCTGCTGGGCATCAGCGACGGCTCGTGGTTCACGCGCGAGCTCATCATCGCGCAGATCCGTCAAGCAACGCAACTGGGCGATCAGGCATTCCATGCTGCCGTGAGCGGATTGTTGCGCCTGCTCGGCGGCAATGAGGTTTTGCGCGACCGTGGCCTGCAAATCCTTCTTGACCGTTATGCCCTGATTCCACAGCCCCCCCAACACCCGTCCCTAAGGGACTATGCGGTCACCTGTTGGGGCAACCCCTGGTTGCCTTCCAACCAGGACCGCTGGGGCGGCGTGCAAACGGCTGCGCGCCAGATGGTGTCGAACTGGCTCAAGCTGGAGTTCATTGAACTGTTTTTCACCAAGCTCGCCCAGGATGGGCTGAGCGATACCCGACGCGTGAAATTCTGGGCCAAATACGTGCCTGCCATTGAGGAAATCCACTTCGCACTGGGTCCTCACGCGATGTACTCACGGGAGCGCGACTTTGTCGAGCTCAGGGACAAGCTCAAGGGACTGATCGTCCCCTTACAAGACAACATCGCCGCCAACAACGCGTTCATCATGACGATGGGCGATTTGGTCGCAGTGGAGTTCAGCGGGGCGTCGAATGCCTTTTACGGCTACAACGTGAAAAACCGCATGCCGTTTGATCTGACGCAGCCGGTACGCACGCCTGTCAATGGTCAAAATTCCTTAAAAAACAGCTCCAGAGCACTTTATCTGCGTCATCAGGACAATGTTTTAGGCTTCAATGGCTGGGAAGGTCGCTTCCAGGACGAGTTGAGGACGAAGTTCAACATCCGCCCCGGGGTGACATCGCCGCAGCGGGTCGTGGTTGAACGTCAATGGAATGATGCGCCAGCGCCGCCGCATCCCAAATCACCGCAGACACCGCTCTTCGCCGCACGCACCTTGGCTCCTGCTGCCTCAACGCGGCCCATGCCACGCACCTTCACAACACCAGCTCCAGTTCCAAAATCGACGGCTCCGGCCTTCGCCACTGATCAGTCTGCCCCTTTTGCCCCCGATCTGCCTTTCACCATGGACAACCTGCGTGAAGTCTGCATGCGAATCGGGGCCTCGGTGCAGGACCGCTCCGACAGAGGTGGCGCCCTCTGGGTGATGGCGCCGGCCCACATACCGCATATCCGGGAGCTGCTGACGAACTGGGGTTTCAAATTCACCATCGGCAAGGGCTGGTGGAAAAAAATCGAATGA
- a CDS encoding OmpA/MotB family protein codes for MIGSRARTRRGSQGEAEKPFWISFADLMTALMVLFLVVMAVALLAVTRTVSAREALEAQHKKDVDNCMAQAVTAAERHKGVKVDLDRRVIDFGDRARFAFGSSVLAPEQEAVLRRFVPELLSMAQTPSCKRVLKRVVVEGYTDRAGTYLGNLNLSLMRSQRVLCAMFTTSGADALTEAQKDAVRDVFLVGGFAFNSSKDTAEESRRVEMRLEFLGVEEKPIASPATSGNFGACAI; via the coding sequence ATGATCGGCTCACGCGCTCGCACCCGGCGAGGCTCGCAGGGCGAAGCCGAAAAACCCTTCTGGATTTCCTTTGCCGACCTGATGACGGCACTGATGGTGTTGTTCCTGGTGGTGATGGCCGTGGCGCTGCTGGCGGTGACCCGTACCGTTTCTGCGCGGGAAGCGCTCGAGGCTCAGCACAAGAAAGACGTGGACAATTGCATGGCGCAGGCTGTCACCGCGGCCGAGCGGCACAAGGGGGTGAAGGTTGATCTCGACCGCCGCGTAATCGACTTCGGCGACCGGGCGCGCTTCGCTTTTGGCAGCTCGGTGCTGGCGCCGGAGCAGGAGGCGGTCTTGCGCCGCTTCGTTCCCGAACTGCTTTCGATGGCGCAGACACCGAGCTGCAAACGCGTACTCAAGCGCGTTGTCGTCGAAGGCTACACGGACCGTGCCGGCACCTACCTGGGCAATCTCAACCTCAGCCTGATGCGCAGCCAGCGTGTCCTGTGCGCCATGTTCACCACCAGCGGCGCTGATGCGTTGACTGAGGCTCAGAAAGATGCCGTGCGCGATGTGTTCCTGGTGGGCGGCTTTGCCTTCAATTCCTCCAAGGACACGGCAGAGGAAAGCCGGCGCGTCGAAATGCGTCTGGAATTCCTTGGCGTCGAGGAAAAACCGATTGCGTCTCCTGCCACCTCAGGCAACTTCGGGGCATGCGCCATCTGA
- the zorA gene encoding anti-phage ZorAB system protein ZorA, with protein MRSPALKDERNPDQLSQVFEKDAHLAHLWNEYRKTLYDAMPTSGGVVAPQWRSTVAAENFWNGQLVVESRVHAEFFKHVPGIFTGLGIIGTFLGLIEGLRNFKVSALTQGGDAATQDSVAQTAQKSLESLMHSVGDAFLISAAAISLAMLATFLEKLLLNSLYAKVDYIAQLLDDKFAAASAEKFLEQTASYTEESATQLKQLKGELIKDLTPILHELSDKQSKMLERLAGSFQERMSEASHNQIEASRDNTTAMADTISGAITNGLSGPLEEIKAAVKQASGDQSATAIKMLQDVMVSFSQKLNDLFGGQINGINELNHKTAETMQNAVTKLNELVANLQEAGRSSSASMGEQMARALSDMEARQAAITQSTQQLVAELKLAIEQSHTATSAGVQNSSDEMARRMAESIEKMEQRQDSINERTREFVEQIKAVVSSSQNETGTKVQSTLQAIGDQVGDMLNQFQAAQQAALATGQQREADNASKTESAVAALAARSQTFVDEVGQLLSRSQAATDAGVRSTMQALGGQVGSMLQEFQGAQQSALESGRQREEQNAQKTQELVSAMVGSVESLVQQIAQASARMQESVAALTTTTTSAISRLSDGADQVNSAARNFAAASDKAAGTIHQVSSVTGQLSDLTTHLTASSTALQQGIQDYRSHREAVAAMVAELNGLVNNAKSDVSITSNVLQRIEQASDKLASAHFETEKFMMGVATVLAKAHEEFRVSVTTSLGKANHEFQQKLSAAVGMLGSSIKELDDVLVTATPKKKAIA; from the coding sequence TTGCGAAGCCCTGCCCTCAAGGACGAGCGCAATCCCGACCAGCTGTCGCAGGTGTTCGAGAAAGACGCTCACTTGGCGCACCTCTGGAATGAATACCGCAAGACGCTGTACGACGCCATGCCCACATCGGGCGGCGTGGTGGCGCCGCAGTGGCGCTCCACGGTGGCGGCCGAGAATTTCTGGAACGGGCAACTGGTGGTGGAATCCCGGGTGCACGCCGAGTTTTTCAAGCACGTGCCGGGCATCTTTACGGGCCTGGGGATCATCGGGACATTTCTTGGCCTGATCGAGGGCCTGCGCAACTTCAAGGTGAGTGCCTTGACGCAAGGCGGAGATGCCGCCACCCAGGACTCGGTCGCGCAAACAGCGCAAAAAAGCCTTGAATCGCTCATGCACTCTGTGGGCGATGCATTTCTCATCTCGGCAGCGGCCATCAGCTTGGCCATGCTGGCGACCTTTCTTGAAAAGCTGCTGCTCAACTCCCTTTACGCCAAGGTCGACTACATTGCCCAGTTGCTTGACGATAAGTTTGCAGCCGCTTCCGCGGAAAAATTCCTGGAGCAGACCGCGTCCTACACCGAGGAATCGGCCACCCAACTCAAGCAGCTCAAGGGCGAATTAATCAAGGACCTCACGCCCATCCTTCACGAGTTGAGCGACAAACAGTCCAAGATGCTCGAGCGGCTGGCGGGCTCCTTTCAGGAGCGGATGAGCGAAGCATCGCACAACCAGATTGAAGCCTCGCGGGACAACACCACGGCCATGGCCGACACGATCTCAGGCGCCATCACCAATGGACTGTCCGGGCCCCTTGAAGAAATCAAGGCGGCCGTCAAGCAGGCATCGGGCGATCAGTCGGCGACTGCCATCAAGATGCTCCAGGACGTGATGGTGAGCTTCAGCCAGAAGCTCAACGACCTCTTCGGCGGTCAGATCAATGGCATCAACGAACTCAACCATAAAACGGCCGAGACCATGCAAAATGCCGTCACCAAGCTCAACGAGCTGGTCGCCAACCTGCAGGAAGCCGGCCGCAGTTCGAGCGCTTCGATGGGCGAACAAATGGCCAGGGCCTTGAGCGACATGGAAGCCAGGCAAGCGGCCATCACGCAGTCGACCCAGCAACTGGTGGCTGAACTCAAGCTGGCCATCGAGCAAAGCCATACGGCGACATCTGCCGGCGTGCAGAACTCCAGCGACGAGATGGCCCGTCGAATGGCCGAATCAATCGAAAAAATGGAGCAGCGCCAAGACAGCATCAACGAGCGCACGCGCGAATTCGTCGAGCAAATCAAGGCAGTGGTTTCAAGTTCCCAAAACGAGACCGGTACCAAGGTGCAAAGCACGCTCCAGGCCATCGGAGACCAGGTGGGCGACATGCTCAACCAGTTCCAGGCGGCGCAGCAGGCCGCTCTGGCCACCGGCCAGCAACGCGAGGCAGACAATGCCAGCAAGACCGAGTCGGCCGTGGCCGCGCTTGCTGCGCGCAGCCAGACATTCGTTGACGAGGTGGGCCAGCTGCTCTCCAGGAGCCAGGCCGCTACCGACGCCGGCGTTCGATCCACCATGCAGGCCCTTGGCGGGCAGGTAGGAAGCATGCTGCAGGAGTTTCAGGGCGCCCAACAATCTGCATTGGAGTCCGGACGCCAGCGAGAAGAGCAAAACGCCCAAAAAACCCAGGAACTCGTCAGCGCCATGGTGGGCTCGGTGGAAAGTCTCGTCCAGCAGATCGCCCAGGCTTCCGCCCGGATGCAGGAGAGCGTGGCCGCACTGACCACGACGACGACTTCGGCCATTTCCCGACTCAGCGATGGCGCCGACCAGGTCAACTCGGCCGCGCGAAACTTTGCCGCGGCCAGTGACAAGGCCGCCGGCACCATCCACCAGGTGTCCAGCGTTACCGGACAGCTGTCGGACCTGACAACACATCTGACGGCCTCCTCCACGGCGCTGCAACAAGGCATCCAGGACTACCGATCGCACCGCGAAGCGGTCGCCGCGATGGTGGCAGAACTCAATGGTTTGGTGAACAACGCCAAGTCAGACGTCAGCATCACGTCGAACGTTCTGCAGCGCATTGAGCAGGCCAGCGACAAGCTTGCCTCGGCTCATTTTGAGACTGAAAAATTCATGATGGGCGTCGCGACCGTGCTGGCCAAGGCCCATGAGGAGTTTCGCGTTTCCGTCACCACCAGCCTGGGCAAAGCTAACCATGAGTTCCAGCAGAAGCTCTCGGCCGCTGTCGGCATGCTCGGCAGCTCCATCAAGGAGCTCGATGACGTGCTGGTGACCGCAACGCCCAAGAAGAAAGCCATCGCATGA